In Deltaproteobacteria bacterium, the sequence GCTGCCCATCGGTGGCTGGCTGCCGCCGCCGTTGTGGCCCACCACCGCGGCCGCCGCGAAGGCGCCACGCATCGTCGCGTTCCACGGCACCGACGATGGCGCGGTGAAGTTCGAGCCCACCGAGCGGGCGGTCGACGAGCTGCGCAAGCACGGCTGGCCCATCGAGCTGCACGCCTACCCCGGCGTCGGCCATGTCATCACCCCCGAGATCCACCGCGACCTCGACGACGCGCTCGACGACGGCGTGCGTGCGATCGCGAAGGCCAAACCACGCCCGTAGCCGACGCGCCGGGCCCGACGGAGCGACACCATGAACGATCGAGAACCCGCCAGCGGCGCCAAGGCCCGCCGCAAGCTGAAGACCTTCCCCGAGCTCGACGTCGCGACCGTGATGCACCCGTGGGACGTGCAGGCCACGCGCACGCTGCAGAAGGTACCCGGGCTCGAGACCTTGACGAAGAAGGTGATGGAGTACGGCTTCGAGCGCGTGTTCTACCTCGAGAACGTCGCCGACAACGTCCGCGTCGGTGAGCACATGTTCCCGCGACTGCATCGCCTGCTGCTGTGGGCGTGCAAGATCCTCGGGGTCGCCGAGCCCGAGCTCTACGTCAATACCGACCCCGTGCCCAACGCGTACACCTACGGCCACACGCGGCCGTTCGTGGTGTTGACCTCGGGGCTGGTCGACATGCTCGACGACGAGGAGCTGTTGTTCGTGATCGGGCACGAGCTCGGCCACGTTCGCTTCGGCCACGTGCTCTACACGGTGCTGGCGCGCAACATCGTCACCATCCTCGAGATCATCGGCAAGGCCACGCTCGGGCTCGGCCAGCTGCTGGGTTTCGGGCTCGCCCTGCCGTTGTTCGATTGGTACCGCAAGGCCGAGCTGTCGGCCGACCGCGCGGGCATGCTGTGCGTGCAGGATGCCGACGTGCCCATGCGCGTGCTGATGAAGCTCGCCGGCGGCAGCACCACGATGTACGAGCAGATGAACCAGCAGGAGTTCCTGCGACAGATCCGCGCCTACGAAGACGCCGACGAGTCGACACTGAACAAGATGTACAAGGTGCTGCTGACCGCATTTCGCACCCACCCGTTCCCGATCATGCGAGCCAAGCACATCGACGAGTGGGTCCGCAGCGGCGAGTTCACGCGGCTGACCGGCGTGCAGCTCGACGGCTGAGTCCGACCGCGGTGTCCGTCAGGCGTCCATTGCGGAGGCGCCGCGATGGCGCGGCAGCGTGATCCGCAGGCGCGTGCCGCCACCGTCGCGATCGCAGAAGGCCGCGTCGCCGCCGTGGGCCCTGGCGATGTGGGCAACCAACGCCAGACCCAGGCCGTGGCCCGGCTTCGCACGGGCGTCGGCGCCGCGGCGAAATGGCTCGAACAACACCACGCGCTCACGGTCGGGCACCCCCGGGCCTCGATCATCGATCGTGAGGATCACGTGGTCCGACACCGCCGTGACACCGACCTCGACCGACGACGACGAGAACTTCAGCGCGTTGTCGACCGCGTTGTCGAGCATCGCCGCGAGCAGCACGGCGTCGCCGCGCACCAGCGCGTCGACCTCGTCGACCCGCGGCACCAATCGCTCGCGTTCCGCCGCGGGACGGCGCACGTCACCGCCGGCATCACCGAGCGCGAGCACCAGCGCGGCGATCGACGTGCCGGCGTTGCTCGACAGCGCCTCACCCGGCGTCGCGAGCAGCAGCAAGCGCTCGGTGAGCAACGAGAGCTGCTCGGTCGTGCGTCGCAGCCGTGCGATGACCTCGGCGATCGCCGCGTCGACGGGCACGGTCTCCGCGGCCAGCTCGAGCTCGGCCTTCAGCTTCGTCAGCGGCGTGCGCAGCTCGTGAGCCGCGTCGGCCGAGAACTGCCGCGCGCGCGTGAGCTCGAACGACAACCGCGCGAGCAGGTCGGCCAAGGTATCGCGCAGCGCATCGACTTCCTGCAACCCCACGCGCGCTGGCAGCTGCAATCGCTCGGGCCGCGCGACCGCGATCTGCTCGACCGCCACACGCAGCCGCGTCAGCGGTGCGATCGCGCGTCGGGCCTGCAGCACCCCGAACGCGATCGCGCCCGACACCACGACGACCAGCACCGCCGCGGCCGCCAGTGCGAGCGGCCGCCGATGCCCGAACGCCCGCGACGCCGGCACGGCCACGCGCACCTCGAGCATCGGATCGTGGGTCGACGCCTGCACACAGATCAGCATCTGCTCGGCTGCGCCGCAGGGTCGCTGGGGCGGCGCGACGACGCTCGCGTCGCCGTACTCGAGCTGCCCCTGCCGCGCGAGGGCGACGCGGCCATCGATGCCCAGCTCGCGCGCCTCCTCCTCGATCTCTGCCGCCAACTGCGGCTCCTCGTCGAGTTCCGCGACCAGGACCGCCGCCGCGGCCACCACGCCCTGCTCGACGCGATGGCGGATGAGTCCGTCGGCCAACAGCGACACCGCGATCAGAGCGATCGCAGCGGCCGCACTGGCCGACAGCGCGAGCGTCCACATCAGCCGCCGCGCCAGCGTGGGCTCAGCCGAGCGCATGCCCCTGCCCCCGCACGGTGCGAATCAAGTCGCGGCCGAGTTTGTGCCGGATCCGCACCAGCAGCACGCCGAAGGACGCAGCCGCGGCGTCGCTGACCTCGCCCCAGACCTGACGCAGCAACACGTCGCGCGCCACCACGCGACCCTCCCCGGCAGCGATGGCCTCGAGGATCGACCACTCCCGCGCCGTCAGTGCGATCTCGAGGCCGGCACGTCGCGCCCGACGGCTGGCGAAGTCGAGTTCGACGTCGGCACGCCGACATGGTGGTGCGGCCGCGCTTCGCACCGCTCGGCGTGACAGCGCGCGCACCCGTGCGCGCAGCTCCGCGACCGCGAAGGGCTTCACGAGGTAGTCGTCGGCGCCGGCATCGAGGCCGTCGACGCGCGCGGTCACGGCCCCGGCCGCGCTCAGCACGAGGATGCCGATCGGGCGCCCCGTGGCCCGCAGCTCGCGGCACAGCTGCAGCCCATCGCCATCGGGCAGCCCGAGGTCGAGCACCACCACGTCGATGCCGATCTCCTCGAGCTGCTCGCGCCCCGTGGCCAACGACCCCGCCGTGCGCACCGTGTGGCCCTCGCGCCCCAGCGCCGTCGCGAGCAGCGTGCAAAGCTCCGGATCGTCGTCGATGACGACGACGTTCACCGCTGCGGCTCCGCAAAGGCACGCGCACCGCGGCCAAACCCGAGGTAGGCCGCCGGCGTCACCACGAGGTTCAGCAGCGTACTGGTCACGAGCCCGCCGAGGATCACCACCGCCATCGGATGCTCGATCTCCTGCCCGGG encodes:
- a CDS encoding HAMP domain-containing histidine kinase; protein product: MRSAEPTLARRLMWTLALSASAAAAIALIAVSLLADGLIRHRVEQGVVAAAAVLVAELDEEPQLAAEIEEEARELGIDGRVALARQGQLEYGDASVVAPPQRPCGAAEQMLICVQASTHDPMLEVRVAVPASRAFGHRRPLALAAAAVLVVVVSGAIAFGVLQARRAIAPLTRLRVAVEQIAVARPERLQLPARVGLQEVDALRDTLADLLARLSFELTRARQFSADAAHELRTPLTKLKAELELAAETVPVDAAIAEVIARLRRTTEQLSLLTERLLLLATPGEALSSNAGTSIAALVLALGDAGGDVRRPAAERERLVPRVDEVDALVRGDAVLLAAMLDNAVDNALKFSSSSVEVGVTAVSDHVILTIDDRGPGVPDRERVVLFEPFRRGADARAKPGHGLGLALVAHIARAHGGDAAFCDRDGGGTRLRITLPRHRGASAMDA
- a CDS encoding M48 family metallopeptidase: MNDREPASGAKARRKLKTFPELDVATVMHPWDVQATRTLQKVPGLETLTKKVMEYGFERVFYLENVADNVRVGEHMFPRLHRLLLWACKILGVAEPELYVNTDPVPNAYTYGHTRPFVVLTSGLVDMLDDEELLFVIGHELGHVRFGHVLYTVLARNIVTILEIIGKATLGLGQLLGFGLALPLFDWYRKAELSADRAGMLCVQDADVPMRVLMKLAGGSTTMYEQMNQQEFLRQIRAYEDADESTLNKMYKVLLTAFRTHPFPIMRAKHIDEWVRSGEFTRLTGVQLDG
- a CDS encoding response regulator transcription factor — protein: MNVVVIDDDPELCTLLATALGREGHTVRTAGSLATGREQLEEIGIDVVVLDLGLPDGDGLQLCRELRATGRPIGILVLSAAGAVTARVDGLDAGADDYLVKPFAVAELRARVRALSRRAVRSAAAPPCRRADVELDFASRRARRAGLEIALTAREWSILEAIAAGEGRVVARDVLLRQVWGEVSDAAAASFGVLLVRIRHKLGRDLIRTVRGQGHALG